The Campylobacter concisus genome contains a region encoding:
- a CDS encoding helicase HerA domain-containing protein, translated as MKTIQENLKLFYIGLKDKEPFFYKNKDLNTHAAIIGMTGSGKTGLGITLLEEACIDNIPSIIIDPKGDITNLALTFPQMRPEDFLPYIDEAEAANKDQSVEEFAAAQAELWKNGIESSFQDLERVKILKESASFNIYTPKSSAGIGVALLSDFACPNITDEENFSNYINSLAASVLSLVGINSEDMNSKEQLLISTIFETKFKEQKDVSIEELINFIANPPFKKIGVFDVDTFYPSSERLKLAMKINALIASPSFKGWTQGVRLEISKMLFDKNGKAKCNIFTISHLNDAERMFFVTLLLNEIIAWMRGTEGTSSLRAILYMDEIFGFFPPNANPPSKTPMLTLLKQARAFGLGCILSTQNPVDLDYKGLSNIGTWFIGRLQTAQDKARVIDGLSGIAGSSLDKASLENLISNLAKRNFILKNINEDGLNVISTRWALSYLKGPLSREQISNLMKEQKENLSNTRIDKSEIKFSIKPIISNEIMQLYTNSKTLTPNLLASAKVRIYDTKKGIDSVYEVSYLYELNENDKEPNWSEASEGMRVDASENEPSGASFAAVPNFILKAKNFDNIQKDFKEYLYRNFKFNTFEALGIYSKNNEKKEQFYIRLQDRCNEILEEQTAKLTAKFEKERKSLQDKLNKALAKLDKEQKEMTTSGLDAAINIGASILGAIFGNKLLSRQNAGKIASSARSANRVLKERSDVKLSEQSVNDINLAISELEEKFEKESDELKEANNIKNININEIQISPKKSDIYDEKVVLLWR; from the coding sequence GTGAAAACAATACAAGAAAATTTAAAACTTTTTTATATCGGACTAAAAGACAAAGAGCCATTTTTTTATAAAAATAAGGATCTAAACACCCACGCAGCTATCATAGGTATGACAGGTAGCGGTAAAACAGGCCTTGGTATCACGCTTTTAGAAGAAGCCTGCATAGACAATATCCCTTCTATCATCATCGATCCAAAGGGCGACATCACAAATTTAGCCCTCACTTTTCCGCAGATGAGGCCGGAGGATTTTTTACCATACATAGATGAAGCAGAAGCGGCTAATAAAGATCAAAGCGTAGAGGAATTTGCCGCTGCTCAAGCCGAGCTTTGGAAAAACGGCATAGAGTCGAGCTTTCAAGATCTTGAGAGAGTAAAAATTCTAAAAGAGAGCGCTAGCTTTAACATCTACACACCAAAAAGCTCAGCTGGCATAGGCGTGGCGCTACTTAGTGACTTTGCCTGCCCAAATATCACTGACGAAGAAAATTTTAGCAACTATATAAATTCGCTTGCAGCCTCGGTATTATCTCTTGTGGGTATAAATTCCGAGGACATGAACTCAAAAGAACAGCTGCTCATCTCAACCATATTTGAGACTAAATTTAAAGAGCAAAAAGACGTCAGCATCGAAGAGCTAATAAATTTTATCGCAAATCCGCCTTTTAAAAAGATAGGCGTTTTTGACGTCGATACCTTCTATCCAAGCAGTGAGCGCCTAAAGCTTGCCATGAAGATAAACGCTCTCATCGCAAGCCCAAGTTTTAAAGGCTGGACTCAAGGCGTTAGACTAGAAATTTCAAAGATGCTATTTGACAAAAACGGCAAAGCAAAGTGCAATATCTTTACGATCTCGCATCTAAATGACGCTGAGAGGATGTTTTTTGTCACCCTTTTGCTAAACGAGATCATCGCGTGGATGCGCGGCACCGAGGGTACAAGCTCACTTAGAGCGATCCTATATATGGACGAAATTTTTGGATTTTTCCCACCAAACGCAAACCCACCATCAAAAACGCCTATGCTTACACTATTAAAGCAAGCTCGTGCGTTTGGCCTTGGTTGTATATTGAGCACACAAAATCCAGTAGATCTTGACTACAAAGGCCTTAGCAACATCGGCACTTGGTTTATCGGCCGCCTCCAAACAGCCCAGGACAAAGCACGCGTGATCGACGGGCTAAGCGGCATCGCAGGCTCAAGCTTAGACAAAGCTTCACTTGAAAATCTCATATCAAATTTAGCCAAAAGAAATTTCATACTTAAAAATATAAACGAAGATGGCTTAAACGTCATCTCCACGCGCTGGGCGCTTAGCTATCTAAAAGGTCCGCTTAGTCGCGAACAAATTTCAAATTTGATGAAAGAGCAAAAAGAAAATTTATCTAATACAAGGATCGATAAAAGTGAGATAAAATTTAGCATAAAGCCCATAATCTCAAATGAAATCATGCAACTTTATACTAATTCAAAAACCCTTACACCAAACCTACTTGCAAGCGCAAAGGTGAGAATTTATGATACTAAAAAAGGCATCGATAGCGTTTATGAAGTAAGCTATCTTTATGAGCTTAATGAAAATGACAAAGAGCCAAACTGGAGTGAGGCTAGCGAAGGCATGCGCGTTGATGCGAGTGAAAATGAGCCAAGCGGTGCAAGCTTTGCCGCTGTGCCAAATTTCATCTTAAAAGCTAAAAATTTTGACAATATCCAAAAAGATTTTAAAGAGTATCTGTATAGAAATTTTAAATTTAATACCTTTGAGGCATTGGGAATTTATTCAAAAAACAATGAAAAAAAGGAGCAGTTTTATATCAGGCTTCAAGATAGGTGCAATGAAATTTTAGAAGAACAAACTGCAAAACTCACAGCTAAATTTGAAAAAGAGCGAAAAAGCTTACAAGACAAGCTAAACAAGGCTCTAGCAAAGCTTGATAAAGAGCAAAAAGAGATGACTACAAGTGGGCTTGATGCTGCCATAAATATAGGCGCCAGCATACTTGGAGCGATATTTGGCAACAAGCTTTTATCTCGTCAAAATGCGGGCAAGATCGCATCAAGCGCAAGAAGCGCAAATAGAGTCTTAAAAGAGCGAAGTGATGTAAAGCTTAGTGAGCAAAGTGTAAATGATATAAATTTAGCCATTAGCGAACTTGAGGAGAAATTTGAAAAAGAAAGTGACGAGCTAAAAGAAGCGAACAATATAAAAAATATCAACATAAATGAAATACAAATTTCACCAAAGAAAAGCGATATCTATGACGAGAAAGTCGTACTTTTGTGGAGATGA
- the plsY gene encoding glycerol-3-phosphate 1-O-acyltransferase PlsY, with product MQNLILYAVSYLLGSIPSGLILAKIFGHVDIKNEGSKSIGATNVLRVLKQKDPKLAKKLAILTIVCDVLKGVLPLMVASSIGASQSVLWTMAVLSVAGHCFSIFLGFQGGKGVATGAGVIAFFLPVEIIIALVVWFLVGKFLKISSLASLCALIALIASSFIIHPELDEIYTHAPILIIAFLVVYKHIPNIVRLLSGKEKKVV from the coding sequence ATGCAAAATTTAATACTTTATGCCGTTAGTTATTTACTTGGAAGCATTCCGTCTGGCCTTATTCTTGCAAAAATTTTTGGGCATGTTGATATAAAAAACGAAGGTAGCAAGAGCATCGGTGCGACAAATGTTTTAAGAGTTTTAAAACAAAAAGATCCAAAACTAGCCAAGAAACTAGCCATTTTAACAATAGTTTGTGACGTATTAAAAGGCGTTTTACCACTCATGGTCGCCTCTTCTATTGGTGCAAGCCAAAGCGTGCTTTGGACTATGGCGGTTTTAAGCGTGGCTGGACATTGTTTTTCTATATTTTTGGGCTTTCAAGGTGGCAAAGGCGTGGCAACTGGAGCTGGAGTGATCGCATTTTTCTTACCAGTTGAGATCATAATCGCTCTTGTCGTTTGGTTTTTGGTCGGTAAATTTTTAAAAATTAGCTCTCTTGCTTCACTTTGTGCGTTGATAGCTCTCATAGCATCAAGCTTCATCATCCATCCAGAGTTAGATGAAATTTACACACACGCTCCGATACTAATCATCGCATTTTTGGTGGTTTATAAACACATACCAAATATCGTTCGCCTGCTTTCAGGCAAGGAGAAAAAAGTCGTATGA
- a CDS encoding dihydroneopterin aldolase, which produces MKSEMTTIIKDYKFETIIGMLDFERVTKQEVQMNLEICSTSFIDYVLIIDFVKNFYNERRFQSVEESLEETSKALKEKFGSLTSLKMEILKTEILPNAVVGAKINTIF; this is translated from the coding sequence ATGAAAAGTGAAATGACGACGATCATTAAAGATTATAAATTTGAAACGATCATCGGAATGCTTGATTTTGAGCGAGTCACTAAGCAAGAGGTGCAAATGAATCTAGAAATTTGCTCAACTAGTTTTATTGATTATGTTTTAATTATTGACTTTGTTAAAAATTTTTATAATGAAAGACGGTTCCAAAGCGTTGAAGAGTCGCTTGAAGAAACCAGCAAAGCGTTAAAAGAGAAATTTGGCTCACTCACTAGCCTTAAAATGGAAATTTTAAAAACTGAAATTTTGCCAAATGCAGTTGTTGGAGCAAAAATAAACACTATTTTTTAA
- the hsrA gene encoding homeostatic response regulator transcription factor HsrA gives MRILIVEDEVTLNKTIAEGLQEFGYQTDSSENFKDAEYYIGIRNYDLVLTDWMLQDGDGIDLINIIKHKSPRTSVVVLSAKDDKESEIKALRAGADDYIKKPFDFDILVARLEARLRFGGTNIIKIDELIINPDEEKITYLGRDIELKGKPFEVLTHLARHSDQIVSKEQLLDAIWEEPELVTPNVIEVAINQIRQKMDKPLNISTIETVRRRGYRFCFPKKA, from the coding sequence ATGCGTATTTTAATAGTTGAAGATGAAGTGACACTAAATAAGACGATTGCTGAAGGTTTGCAAGAGTTTGGCTATCAAACTGATAGCTCTGAAAATTTTAAAGATGCCGAGTACTATATAGGCATAAGAAATTACGATCTAGTTTTGACCGATTGGATGCTTCAAGATGGTGATGGCATAGATCTTATAAACATCATCAAACACAAATCTCCACGCACTTCAGTTGTAGTTCTTTCTGCAAAAGATGACAAAGAAAGCGAAATAAAAGCACTTAGAGCTGGTGCTGATGACTATATCAAAAAACCATTTGATTTTGACATCTTAGTAGCTAGACTTGAAGCAAGACTACGCTTTGGCGGTACAAATATTATAAAAATCGATGAGCTCATCATCAATCCAGATGAGGAGAAAATCACATATTTGGGTCGTGATATTGAGCTTAAGGGTAAACCTTTTGAAGTCCTAACTCATCTTGCAAGACACTCAGATCAGATCGTATCTAAAGAGCAACTACTTGATGCTATCTGGGAAGAGCCAGAGCTTGTAACTCCAAACGTCATTGAAGTCGCTATCAACCAAATCCGCCAAAAAATGGATAAACCACTAAATATTTCAACAATTGAAACTGTTAGAAGACGCGGATATAGATTTTGTTTTCCCAAAAAAGCCTAA
- a CDS encoding sensor histidine kinase gives MLIVVISVMLYHYIRVTVFQSVVNELNYQAEAYKKNPQNFNPLNSKTFTIENPNKTLATIKIDEPQDKETYIVTQKSKDQSKTFLITKLDQSSYLSLEKDTTLQAHIVEEIFIDIIIVNVSAILLVLFYALFLSRMLLIPIKILSHKLTNLDEKFLHEIDIKSLPDEFLPLGQSINRLISRIQTFVLYQKELFVGVAHELKTPLAVMKTKNEVTLLKPRESEKYIEALKSNNEAINGMNAMISSVLEIGRQEGAQFEEPVNTDVIGFLKKLAKNYEILAKNDEKNIKLDLKPEILNLKIQTSLLTHIVQNFVQNAIKFSPKNSTITISSKLIKNKFIIEVIDEGIGIDESKDLFAPFKRYGDKGGAGLGLFLAKGAAQALGGEVDIKNRNDRSGAVASLVLNIKG, from the coding sequence ATGCTAATTGTAGTTATTTCGGTAATGCTTTATCACTATATAAGGGTTACCGTTTTTCAAAGTGTAGTTAATGAGCTAAACTATCAAGCTGAAGCTTATAAAAAAAATCCTCAAAATTTCAATCCTTTAAATTCAAAAACATTTACGATAGAAAATCCAAACAAAACTCTAGCAACGATAAAAATAGACGAGCCACAAGATAAAGAAACATATATCGTAACGCAAAAATCAAAGGATCAGAGTAAAACTTTTTTAATAACAAAACTCGATCAAAGCAGTTATTTAAGCCTAGAAAAAGATACTACTCTTCAAGCTCATATAGTAGAAGAAATTTTTATAGATATTATAATCGTAAATGTATCAGCGATACTTTTGGTGCTTTTTTATGCACTATTTTTATCAAGAATGCTTTTAATACCTATAAAAATTTTAAGTCACAAGCTTACAAATTTAGACGAAAAATTTCTTCATGAGATCGATATAAAAAGTCTACCAGATGAGTTTTTGCCACTTGGGCAGAGCATAAATAGACTAATCTCTCGAATCCAAACATTTGTCTTATACCAAAAAGAACTTTTTGTAGGCGTGGCACATGAGTTAAAAACACCGCTGGCTGTAATGAAAACAAAAAATGAAGTTACGCTTTTAAAGCCACGCGAGAGTGAAAAATATATCGAGGCTCTAAAATCAAATAATGAAGCTATAAACGGCATGAACGCGATGATAAGTTCTGTGCTTGAGATCGGCCGCCAAGAGGGAGCTCAGTTTGAAGAGCCAGTAAATACCGATGTTATAGGATTTTTAAAAAAACTTGCTAAAAACTATGAGATACTTGCAAAAAATGATGAAAAAAATATAAAACTAGATCTAAAACCAGAAATTTTGAATCTAAAAATACAAACTAGCTTACTAACCCACATTGTGCAAAATTTTGTTCAAAATGCCATTAAATTTTCACCAAAAAATAGCACCATTACGATTAGCTCTAAGCTCATAAAAAATAAATTTATCATCGAAGTAATAGATGAAGGAATAGGCATAGATGAGAGCAAAGATTTATTTGCTCCATTCAAAAGATATGGCGACAAAGGCGGTGCTGGGCTTGGGTTGTTTCTAGCTAAAGGTGCAGCGCAGGCTCTTGGTGGCGAAGTAGATATTAAAAATAGAAACGATAGAAGCGGTGCAGTCGCAAGCCTAGTTTTAAATATAAAAGGATAA
- a CDS encoding Ppx/GppA phosphatase family protein, with product MAKRTAVIDLGSNSMRMAIFERTSRLAFFILAEYKTKVRLGEGGYGSNNEISESSMEKALKAFREFSNIIKSYKCNKVLCVGTSALRDAPNANVLISLLRKKLGINLKVIDGKEEATFGAIAAKNLLHNIAECVTIDIGGGSTELARISKGKIIDTLSLDIGTVRLKELFFDKKNLNKLPKFLEQVTKQIDERFKCQNIIAIGGSLRAISSAIMSKNLYPLSSLHGFCYKLSDEQAYIESIANISVLELNKFPIKKDRYDTIREGAHIFLALTKALNAKNIITSGVGVREGVFLKDFLRPSIKFPQNFNPSIKSLQDRFILSCNKSVTRYAKDIFMVLKKLHGLSDNYLEVLLVATKLHNVGQEIGFYGDHKNSAYIVLNALNYGFSHEQKALIAVVIGTNGKKNIYEFERYKNLLPKAECIRWLSFILSLAKALDLTCERPNLNFEFSGHTLKIEGAKEFAMAKEEIKKITKPEIFAISFV from the coding sequence ATGGCAAAGAGAACCGCAGTAATTGACCTTGGCTCAAATTCTATGCGAATGGCGATATTTGAGAGAACGTCACGCTTAGCGTTTTTTATATTAGCTGAATATAAAACAAAGGTTCGCCTAGGTGAAGGCGGATATGGCTCAAACAATGAAATATCCGAAAGCTCGATGGAAAAAGCGCTAAAGGCTTTTAGAGAATTTTCAAATATCATAAAAAGCTACAAATGCAATAAAGTCTTATGTGTTGGTACTTCAGCGCTTAGGGACGCTCCAAACGCAAATGTTTTGATCTCTCTTTTAAGAAAAAAACTTGGCATAAATTTAAAAGTCATAGACGGCAAAGAAGAGGCTACTTTTGGTGCAATCGCGGCCAAGAATTTACTCCATAACATCGCTGAATGCGTCACTATCGATATCGGTGGCGGATCAACTGAACTTGCCAGAATAAGCAAAGGCAAAATAATAGATACGCTCTCACTTGACATTGGCACAGTTAGATTAAAAGAGCTTTTTTTTGATAAAAAAAACTTAAATAAGTTGCCAAAATTTTTAGAACAAGTTACAAAACAGATAGATGAGCGATTTAAATGCCAAAATATAATCGCTATTGGTGGCTCTCTTAGAGCGATATCATCTGCCATAATGAGCAAAAATTTATATCCACTCTCATCACTGCATGGCTTTTGCTACAAGCTTAGCGACGAGCAAGCCTATATCGAGAGCATCGCAAATATTAGCGTGCTTGAGCTAAATAAATTTCCTATTAAAAAAGACAGATACGACACCATTAGAGAGGGTGCACATATCTTTTTGGCCCTCACCAAAGCTCTGAATGCCAAAAATATTATAACAAGTGGGGTTGGCGTAAGAGAGGGAGTGTTCTTAAAAGATTTTTTACGCCCTAGCATTAAATTTCCGCAAAATTTTAATCCAAGTATCAAAAGTTTGCAAGATCGTTTTATATTATCATGTAATAAATCGGTCACAAGATATGCAAAAGATATATTTATGGTATTAAAAAAGCTTCACGGTTTAAGCGATAACTATCTTGAAGTGCTTTTAGTTGCTACAAAACTTCACAATGTCGGTCAAGAGATTGGCTTTTATGGCGATCATAAAAACTCAGCCTATATAGTCCTAAATGCCTTAAATTATGGCTTTTCGCATGAACAAAAAGCATTGATTGCAGTAGTAATTGGCACAAACGGAAAGAAAAACATCTATGAATTTGAGCGATATAAAAATTTACTTCCAAAAGCCGAGTGTATAAGATGGCTAAGTTTTATACTCTCACTAGCAAAGGCACTTGATCTAACCTGTGAAAGGCCAAATCTAAACTTCGAATTTAGTGGGCATACGCTAAAAATAGAAGGCGCAAAAGAATTCGCTATGGCAAAAGAAGAGATAAAAAAGATCACAAAACCTGAAATTTTTGCTATTTCGTTTGTATAA
- a CDS encoding excinuclease ABC subunit A, translating into MKFILFFLLFATQILASNLLTYNIYERADRVDIMLSFDAPYEGNIFQKREKDTTSLILNSLNYDQSASKDINSKIIQELEIEPKQNSLVLNLRSNDAIIVNASKTTDSFGLRIRVTLKNAKSQIQNMPQASAKIESPSTPKIDEEPMLNIDSRYFIVLSVLIALLVFLYVFKRYITSKSNDFGGFKAPRNQSQNDTKSMNWLLKNQNSNVNIIYEKYLDRTNKLMLLSYENRRYLVIVGSSNVMLDSFGEDKIQNEQDFAIFFEENKKKLSSFLEERKNSLSNYKDKMSGEF; encoded by the coding sequence ATGAAATTTATACTATTTTTCTTACTTTTTGCAACTCAAATTTTAGCTTCAAACCTATTAACTTACAATATCTATGAACGTGCTGATAGAGTCGATATTATGCTTAGCTTTGATGCACCTTATGAAGGAAATATCTTTCAAAAGCGCGAAAAAGACACAACATCTTTGATATTAAATTCGCTAAATTACGATCAAAGTGCTAGTAAAGACATAAACTCAAAGATTATTCAAGAGCTTGAGATAGAGCCAAAGCAAAACTCGCTTGTCTTAAATTTGCGCTCAAATGATGCTATTATCGTAAATGCTTCAAAGACGACTGATAGTTTTGGGCTCCGCATTCGTGTAACTCTAAAAAATGCAAAATCTCAAATACAAAATATGCCTCAAGCTAGTGCAAAAATAGAGAGCCCTAGCACTCCAAAGATAGATGAAGAGCCTATGCTGAATATAGACTCAAGATATTTTATAGTTTTAAGTGTGCTTATTGCGCTTCTTGTATTTTTATATGTATTTAAAAGATATATTACTTCAAAGAGTAATGATTTTGGCGGATTTAAAGCACCTAGAAATCAGTCTCAAAATGATACAAAATCAATGAACTGGCTACTTAAAAATCAAAATAGTAACGTCAATATAATATATGAAAAATATCTTGATCGCACGAATAAACTAATGCTATTAAGCTATGAAAATAGGCGTTATTTAGTGATAGTTGGTAGCTCAAATGTAATGCTTGATAGCTTTGGTGAAGACAAGATACAAAATGAGCAAGATTTTGCTATATTTTTTGAAGAAAACAAGAAAAAACTAAGCTCATTTTTAGAAGAGCGAAAAAATAGTTTAAGTAACTATAAAGATAAAATGAGCGGAGAATTTTAG
- the fliN gene encoding flagellar motor switch protein FliN, whose protein sequence is MNDESAIETLEQLGLFKSYDELMDISVDFIAELGTTTVSINELLKFEAGSVIDLEKPAGESVELYINNRIFGKGEVMVYEKNLAIRINEILDSKSVIQYFKKELL, encoded by the coding sequence ATGAACGACGAGAGTGCGATAGAGACGCTAGAGCAGCTAGGGCTTTTTAAGAGCTATGATGAGCTTATGGATATAAGCGTTGATTTTATAGCTGAGCTAGGAACTACCACGGTTAGTATAAATGAGCTTTTGAAATTTGAAGCTGGCTCGGTCATAGATCTCGAAAAACCAGCTGGCGAGAGCGTGGAGCTATATATAAATAATAGAATTTTTGGAAAAGGCGAAGTAATGGTTTATGAGAAAAATTTAGCCATCAGGATAAATGAAATTTTGGATTCAAAGTCAGTTATTCAGTACTTCAAAAAAGAACTTTTATGA
- a CDS encoding chemotaxis protein CheX: MRKVIDEATSYLCKDTLELDLEFGKSLGKGFYGASIPVYKGKSEYYFYLFFKKDTLKIFMNAFFGHEDVDGGDLDDLCKEIANQIIGKAKNLLNEKEPNAYKLGTPEFLGEVENFGIKLKEKFVYKIKNRTFQIGYNIQ; encoded by the coding sequence ATGAGAAAAGTTATAGATGAAGCTACAAGCTATCTTTGCAAGGATACTTTAGAGCTAGATTTAGAGTTTGGCAAGAGTCTAGGTAAAGGATTTTACGGAGCTAGCATACCAGTCTATAAGGGCAAAAGCGAGTATTATTTTTACCTATTTTTTAAAAAAGATACTTTGAAAATTTTCATGAATGCCTTTTTTGGTCACGAAGATGTTGATGGTGGTGATCTGGATGATCTTTGTAAGGAGATAGCAAATCAGATTATTGGCAAAGCTAAAAATTTGCTAAACGAAAAAGAGCCAAATGCTTATAAACTTGGAACGCCTGAATTTTTAGGTGAAGTTGAAAATTTTGGCATCAAACTAAAAGAGAAATTTGTATATAAAATAAAGAATAGAACATTTCAAATAGGCTACAACATACAATGA
- the trpA gene encoding tryptophan synthase subunit alpha, protein MDKIRSAFSGKKANIGYIVAGYPSLEKTKEFLENLDESTLDLVEIGIPYSDPLADGKLIAQASFETVQNGVNTDVVFDMLESCKTKVTKPLVFLVYFNIIFAYGVDKFLKRSVEAGVSGFIVPDLPCEECEEFALKCKELKLSLIPLISVTSGGRADGILKFGSGFIYALGAIGVSGSKRADEDRIKNLVLELKKKSDLPVAVGFGIKNKDDVNEVKKYADGAIIGTQIVKLCADFSGEKLVKEIDKLF, encoded by the coding sequence ATGGATAAGATAAGAAGCGCATTTAGCGGCAAAAAAGCAAACATCGGCTACATCGTGGCTGGATATCCAAGCCTAGAAAAAACGAAGGAATTTTTAGAAAATTTAGATGAGAGCACGCTTGATCTAGTAGAGATCGGCATCCCTTACTCTGATCCGCTGGCTGACGGTAAGCTCATCGCGCAAGCTAGCTTTGAGACGGTGCAAAATGGCGTAAATACGGACGTCGTCTTTGACATGCTTGAGAGTTGCAAGACAAAAGTGACAAAGCCACTTGTTTTTCTGGTCTATTTTAATATCATCTTTGCTTACGGCGTTGATAAATTTCTAAAAAGATCGGTTGAGGCAGGAGTGAGCGGCTTTATCGTGCCTGATCTGCCTTGCGAGGAGTGTGAGGAATTTGCTCTAAAATGTAAGGAGCTAAAATTAAGCCTGATACCACTTATCAGCGTCACCTCTGGGGGTAGGGCGGATGGAATTTTAAAATTTGGCTCAGGATTTATTTATGCTCTTGGTGCGATAGGCGTTAGTGGCTCAAAAAGGGCTGATGAAGACAGGATAAAAAATTTGGTCCTAGAGCTTAAGAAAAAGAGTGATCTGCCAGTGGCTGTAGGCTTTGGTATAAAAAACAAAGATGATGTTAATGAGGTAAAAAAATATGCTGACGGAGCGATAATAGGTACGCAAATAGTTAAGCTTTGTGCCGATTTTAGCGGTGAAAAGCTAGTAAAAGAGATAGATAAACTCTTTTAA
- the trpB gene encoding tryptophan synthase subunit beta, with product MNTKAYFGKFGGQFVPETVMFALDELENAYASIAKTKEFKDELDDLLKNYVGRPSPLFFAKRLSEHYGHEIYLKREDLNHTGAHKINNALAQALLAKKMGKKKILAETGAGQHGVATATAAALLGLECDVYMGATDVARQQLNAFRMQLLGAKVVSVEDGLKTLKEATTAAIQAWVNEIESAFYVIGSAVGPHPYPKIVRDFQSIIGTEAKAQLADYGKKADYVIACVGGGSNAIGIFSAFLDDKSVNLVGIEAGGLGIETPYHAATLSKGKTGIIHGMKTTVLQDEYGMISPVHSISAGLDYPGIGPEHAHLNDIKRVKYEAVTDDECINALYFLSKMEGIIPAIESAHALAYLEKLCPKLDKKSVIVVNVSGRGDKDINTVIGYEKGKIYG from the coding sequence ATGAACACTAAAGCATATTTTGGAAAATTTGGCGGGCAGTTTGTGCCTGAGACGGTGATGTTTGCTCTTGATGAGCTAGAAAACGCCTATGCCAGTATCGCAAAAACAAAAGAGTTTAAAGACGAGCTTGATGATCTGCTTAAAAACTATGTTGGCAGGCCTAGTCCGCTCTTTTTTGCAAAGCGCCTGAGTGAGCACTACGGACATGAAATTTACCTAAAAAGAGAGGATCTAAATCACACCGGCGCGCATAAGATAAATAACGCCCTGGCTCAAGCACTGCTTGCCAAAAAAATGGGTAAAAAGAAAATTTTAGCTGAGACTGGAGCTGGACAGCATGGCGTGGCAACAGCGACTGCAGCGGCACTTTTGGGCTTAGAGTGTGATGTCTATATGGGTGCTACGGACGTGGCTAGACAGCAGCTAAATGCCTTTCGCATGCAGCTTCTTGGCGCAAAAGTGGTGAGCGTAGAAGATGGTCTAAAAACGCTAAAAGAGGCGACTACAGCGGCTATTCAAGCGTGGGTAAATGAGATAGAGAGTGCGTTTTACGTCATCGGTTCAGCCGTCGGCCCTCACCCGTATCCAAAGATCGTGCGTGATTTTCAAAGCATCATTGGTACAGAGGCCAAAGCTCAGCTAGCAGACTACGGCAAAAAGGCCGACTACGTCATCGCATGTGTTGGTGGCGGCAGTAATGCCATTGGAATTTTTAGTGCATTTTTAGACGATAAGAGTGTAAATTTAGTAGGTATCGAGGCTGGCGGTCTTGGTATAGAGACGCCTTATCATGCAGCTACTCTTAGCAAAGGCAAGACTGGCATCATCCACGGCATGAAAACGACCGTCTTGCAAGATGAGTACGGCATGATCTCGCCAGTTCACAGCATCTCAGCAGGCCTAGACTACCCAGGTATCGGCCCAGAGCACGCCCATCTAAACGACATCAAAAGGGTAAAATACGAAGCCGTAACGGACGATGAGTGCATAAACGCTCTTTATTTCTTAAGCAAAATGGAGGGCATCATCCCAGCCATCGAAAGCGCGCATGCACTGGCATATCTAGAAAAGCTTTGCCCAAAACTAGATAAAAAAAGCGTCATAGTCGTAAACGTCTCAGGCAGGGGCGATAAGGACATAAACACAGTTATCGGCTACGAAAAAGGAAAAATTTATGGATAA